The Deltaproteobacteria bacterium genome includes a window with the following:
- a CDS encoding chemotaxis protein CheC: MKEPELSELQRDAITELLNIGVGRAAAALSEMVDQEVGLTVPHLDFVPRSELTSSLGDEFGDRVTVLRQRFDGPFWGDALLIFPEARSMDIVREVMQGTVALDSMGELEQEALTEIGNVILNACIGGLANSFGVETECALPDFIQSDLRKVFLPPVDGDEPLVLVLRMVFTIEERDIKGYLAFVLDGNALEAFLRHVEDFLNR, translated from the coding sequence ATGAAAGAACCCGAGCTGAGTGAACTTCAGCGTGATGCTATCACCGAGCTTTTAAATATCGGTGTAGGACGGGCAGCTGCAGCTCTCAGTGAGATGGTCGACCAGGAGGTTGGTCTGACTGTTCCGCACTTGGATTTTGTCCCGCGATCTGAGCTAACGTCTTCTCTGGGAGATGAGTTTGGTGACCGCGTCACCGTATTACGACAACGTTTCGACGGCCCGTTTTGGGGGGATGCTCTGCTTATTTTCCCCGAAGCGCGCTCTATGGATATTGTTCGTGAGGTTATGCAGGGCACTGTTGCCCTAGACTCCATGGGTGAACTGGAACAAGAGGCTCTGACCGAAATTGGGAACGTTATTCTCAATGCGTGCATCGGCGGTTTGGCCAATAGCTTTGGCGTAGAAACAGAGTGTGCGCTGCCAGACTTTATTCAAAGCGATTTGCGAAAGGTATTCCTACCACCGGTAGATGGTGATGAGCCTTTGGTTTTGGTGTTGCGAATGGTTTTCACGATTGAGGAGCGTGATATCAAAGGTTACCTAGCATTTGTCTTGGACGGCAACGCATTAGAGGCCTTTTTAAGGCATGTAGAGGACTTCTTAAATCGATGA
- a CDS encoding response regulator — protein sequence MSDKTILIVDDSLISRMFMRKAVQGTFSHWNVLEASNGHDALSAVEGKQVDIALLDLNMPGGINGLALAKSLKDVYANIQIALVTANIQSAVREKASALGVEFIAKPITEDKIVDFLKTCAE from the coding sequence TTGTCTGATAAAACCATCCTCATCGTTGATGACAGTCTTATTTCTCGAATGTTTATGCGTAAAGCGGTTCAAGGAACCTTCTCGCATTGGAACGTATTAGAGGCCAGTAATGGCCACGATGCGCTCTCTGCTGTTGAAGGCAAGCAGGTTGATATTGCGCTTTTAGACCTAAACATGCCTGGTGGGATCAATGGACTTGCTCTCGCTAAGTCATTGAAAGATGTTTACGCCAATATCCAAATTGCTTTGGTTACAGCGAATATCCAGTCTGCGGTTCGCGAGAAAGCCAGCGCCCTTGGCGTAGAATTTATCGCAAAGCCGATCACCGAAGATAAAATCGTCGATTTCCTAAAGACGTGTGCTGAATGA
- a CDS encoding response regulator, producing MDDIDRLLGEDETTESEQDPNAPLVIVIDDDATQRMSLRYALEKKYRVDVYSSGSAGVENVKQDTSCVILDIKMPDKDGFWTYKEIRKRDADLPIIFNSAYQDLEDPFVIMNEYRPFGYMTKSGDLTELMDMVGKAVAFRDRVNSKRSLVDQLRKVKGEMESLRKRKGW from the coding sequence ATGGATGATATTGACCGCTTATTGGGCGAGGATGAAACGACCGAGTCCGAACAAGATCCGAATGCGCCGTTAGTAATCGTGATTGACGATGATGCGACACAGAGAATGTCTCTTCGATACGCTCTTGAGAAAAAATATCGTGTTGATGTTTATAGCAGTGGAAGCGCTGGTGTTGAGAATGTGAAGCAGGACACCTCCTGTGTTATTTTAGATATTAAAATGCCCGATAAAGATGGCTTTTGGACTTATAAAGAAATTCGTAAACGAGATGCCGATTTACCTATTATCTTCAACTCAGCTTATCAGGACCTCGAGGATCCCTTTGTGATCATGAACGAGTATCGTCCTTTTGGGTATATGACGAAGAGTGGAGATCTGACTGAGCTGATGGATATGGTTGGGAAGGCTGTTGCATTTCGAGACCGAGTAAACTCTAAGCGAAGTCTTGTAGATCAACTGCGTAAGGTTAAGGGCGAGATGGAGTCTTTACGTAAGCGAAAAGGTTGGTGA
- a CDS encoding HAMP domain-containing histidine kinase, whose translation MTEKEVNKASEKKGAPEAKVNSVAVGELASVCFADIESGLMVLDKSGRIIMWNAWMSKASRVASKDAVGRELPEVFPTIAETRVWKAIQSALKHGMPALLSHTLNKAQFPLYRPFRHSEELMRQIIVIKPTRIPGVERHCLVQISDVTPAVVREEMLRKQAHELKLAQQMLLEAERKEAERAIALERESTEAAMAGGFAHEMRNALSGGNLLLMGSLGLESKEAANSIPQKTRETLVSIHKMVSGWGISKEQITELGGALRAINKNEKNIEHVLNSVHGATERALMITKQIMQYSKMGHSLKGMERVSVSELIAAVMDDSEVDFGSGHVGLLIDVPEDLVVQGDNLQYYSIIKNLVQNARDAVFERFGGDEGGRVGLIIESHENFWRVVVSDNGVGIPEEHRPKIFKAFFSTKPETGTGLGLGMVKKLVNLYNGTISVDSVVGEGTTFTLDFQFLSGDENGIEEQAEGASLGDAEESVDG comes from the coding sequence ATGACAGAAAAAGAAGTAAACAAGGCATCTGAAAAAAAAGGTGCTCCCGAGGCTAAGGTGAACTCGGTTGCAGTAGGTGAATTGGCAAGTGTTTGCTTCGCCGATATTGAGTCCGGACTGATGGTTCTGGACAAGAGTGGTCGCATTATTATGTGGAACGCTTGGATGTCCAAGGCATCGAGGGTTGCATCAAAAGATGCGGTCGGTCGTGAGCTTCCGGAAGTATTTCCAACGATTGCTGAAACACGTGTTTGGAAGGCTATTCAGTCGGCTCTAAAGCACGGTATGCCAGCACTTCTTTCCCATACGCTTAACAAGGCGCAGTTTCCTCTTTACCGTCCATTTCGTCATTCTGAAGAATTGATGCGGCAAATTATCGTCATCAAACCGACTAGAATCCCAGGCGTGGAGAGGCACTGTTTAGTGCAGATTTCAGACGTAACCCCTGCAGTGGTTCGAGAGGAAATGTTGCGAAAGCAAGCCCATGAACTGAAGTTAGCTCAGCAGATGCTTTTAGAGGCAGAACGTAAAGAAGCCGAGCGTGCAATTGCTCTTGAGCGCGAATCAACTGAAGCAGCTATGGCCGGCGGCTTTGCGCACGAGATGCGTAATGCTTTATCGGGTGGAAATTTGTTGCTGATGGGTTCGCTGGGGCTGGAGTCCAAAGAGGCCGCCAATAGCATTCCGCAAAAGACACGAGAAACTTTGGTGTCGATTCATAAGATGGTCAGCGGCTGGGGGATCTCCAAGGAACAAATTACCGAGCTTGGCGGTGCGCTTCGTGCAATCAACAAGAACGAAAAAAACATCGAGCACGTACTCAACAGTGTGCATGGTGCTACAGAGCGCGCGCTGATGATTACAAAGCAAATTATGCAGTATTCCAAAATGGGACATTCGCTTAAAGGCATGGAGCGTGTTTCCGTGTCGGAGCTGATTGCCGCAGTTATGGATGACTCGGAAGTGGACTTTGGTTCAGGTCACGTCGGCCTACTCATCGATGTCCCGGAAGACTTGGTCGTTCAGGGTGATAACCTGCAGTATTATTCGATTATCAAAAACTTAGTACAGAACGCACGGGATGCAGTCTTCGAACGTTTTGGTGGTGATGAAGGTGGACGAGTAGGCTTAATTATCGAGTCACACGAGAATTTTTGGCGTGTGGTGGTTTCGGATAATGGGGTCGGTATTCCTGAGGAACATCGACCGAAAATATTTAAAGCCTTCTTTTCGACGAAACCTGAGACAGGCACAGGGCTTGGTTTGGGTATGGTTAAGAAGCTTGTGAATCTGTATAATGGTACAATTAGTGTGGATAGCGTTGTAGGTGAGGGCACCACGTTTACTCTAGACTTCCAATTTTTATCGGGAGATGAAAACGGAATTGAAGAGCAGGCCGAGGGTGCGTCTTTAGGCGATGCGGAGGAGAGTGTTGATGGATGA